From one Lycium ferocissimum isolate CSIRO_LF1 chromosome 5, AGI_CSIRO_Lferr_CH_V1, whole genome shotgun sequence genomic stretch:
- the LOC132057773 gene encoding uncharacterized protein LOC132057773, which yields MYALIDPGSTLSYVTPFIVVRFGIKPENIRPFEVSTLVEDPVIARPVYRNCVVIISNRHTVADLIELDMMDFNVIMDKLSVLPPEQEIEFAIDVLPVTQPISIPPYRMAPAELKELKEQPFLDQFVIVILDDIIVYSQSEAEHADHLLAMLRVLQNQKLYAKFSKYEF from the exons atgtatgcattgatagatccaggttctactttatcatacgTCACTCCTTTTATTGTCGTTAGGTTTGGGATAAAACCTGAGAATATTAggccttttgaggtatctacacttGTTGAAGACCCGGTGATAGCTAGACCAGTTTACAGGAATTGTGTAGTTATAATTTCCAATCGACATACCGTAGCAGACTTGATTGAGTTGGATATGATGGACtttaatgttattatgg ACAAACTCTCAGTCCTTCCACCTGAACAAGAGATTGAATTTGCTATCGATGTTCTACCAGTTACTCAACCGATATCTATTCCCCCTTATAGGATGGCCCCTGCTGAgctgaaagaattgaaggagca ACCCTTCTTAGATCAGTTTgtgattgtgattcttgatgATATTATAGTCTACTCTCAATCAGAGgcagagcatgcggatcatttgcttGCTATGCTCAGAGTTCTTCAGAATCAGAAgttgtatgcaaagttctctaaataCGAGTTCTAG